The Xenopus tropicalis strain Nigerian chromosome 7, UCB_Xtro_10.0, whole genome shotgun sequence genome includes a region encoding these proteins:
- the LOC100487261 gene encoding protein NKG7, producing MLCSRVIGIILSCASLIFILTGLLTDYWLVDFGEKLSHQGLWQICSKNVCYQLSGSGFLGATRGLVIFSTALLLLGMVSACLSFNNLSVGKITASLLAAMLKILAGIFLLIGMSVYTGETVSFVNNGSLNYQWSFYLCWVAVFMLFISGACNIVAHQASPTPGYEAV from the exons ATGCTGTGTAGCAGAGTAATCGGGATCATTCTCTCCTGTGCCAGCCTGATATTCATCCTCACCGGGCTGCTGACAGATTACTGGCTGGTAGACTTTGGTGAAAAGCTCTCCCATCAAGGACTGTGGCAGATATGCAGTAAGAATGTTTGTTATCAACTCTCAGGCAGCG GGTTTCTTGGTGCCACTCGTGGGCTTGTTATCTTCTCCACGGCCCTCCTCCTGCTTGGCATGGTGTCTGCCTGCTTGTCGTTCAATAACTTATCTGTGGGGAAGATCACTGCGTCCCTTCTGGCAGCCATGTTGAAGATTTTGGCAG GTATCTTCCTTCTCATTGGAATGTCTGTATACACCGGAGAAACTGTCAGTTTTGTCAATAATGGATCCCTTAACTACCAGTGGTCTTTCTACCTCTGTTGGGTTGCAGTTTTTATGCTGTTCATTTCAG GGGCATGTAACATTGTGGCCCACCAAGCCTCACCAACGCCTGGATACGAAGCTGTCTGA